TTTACTTGGCTGCCAAGGGAAGGGACAGTTTGATGAACGACCCATTGAGAATCTACTACACCTATCTTCTCATGTGCAGGCTGCATTTATACATCAGTTTCGTCATACAACAAACTTGATAACTAGAACAAAGTAAACTTTTTCTTCTGcatgacaaaaaaagaagaagcaagacTCAAGTTGTCTCTTTGGTACCTCGACACATCTTCTGAGTGCAAAGTCAAGTCCCCAACCGTGAACCAAATCATTCTGTTTATGACGGTTTAAGTAAATGCATATTAGGAAGACTGACAAGAAAGAGAGATCTAAATGGAAGATGAATGAACAATGAATAAACAGATGACGAAGTAAGGAACCTGGATCATGTGCCACACGCATCGCCAGGCGTCTCTTGAAAATACAGGAGCCATTATCTCCACAAATCTGCATTTGTCAGTGACACAAAACTAAGACTGTTTAGCTCCcattacaaagaaaaatcagactcaTAACAGGCAGAGAGGTAGATTTCTACGTACGCAGCACATGGAGGGAGATGAGGATCTGAGCACCATCCAGGTTTTTCTTCTGTTATCCTGATTAAATATTCAAAGCcccaaaatatttaataaaaatattgctATGCAGAAAACTAAGCATGGCCAGAATGTGAtggacttttttttgttaatcataCTTGTGGACTTCaagttcttctcttctctttgtcATCTGCCATGTTAACCCCTTGTTTGGTTCCAAGCCAGGTTGGGAAATCTCCAGGCCATGCTTCTTCACAAGCTTTATGTACCTGAAGAATATAATCGAAGATGATGTCTTTGCAAATgagaaacaagacaaagagACAGAAACAAGTgtaaaggtaaataaaataagtagCTTACTCTTCTGCATTAAAATGTTCAACCCCAAGGTCTTCATCCCAGATGAATATATAATCATATCTTGCTACAATATCAGGGTGCAAAAACCTCTTTGCATACCACCTAATATATATTGCCAAGTGCCATGAGAGTTAATGGTCATAAACATCACCAGAGTATTCTCTAccataaataatcaaaaagagTTTGATAGTTACCATTTTGTCTGCTTCCGCACACTAATGTGTATAGCAGTCTTGGACCATTCAAACTCATCCCATTCAGTTACTCGGCCGTCATAATGAAATAAGACAATAGTGAAGTTCTCTGAAAACTGTTGAAAAGATAATGAATCATATATATGACATGATATTAAACggaaaaacattaaacaaaggGAATGGACTATAACCTTCTTGACACAAGCATCGATATTTTCTTTCTGATTTATACCCACAGTAAACGTCACAAGATATCTTGGCTGGCTTGTCAAATcctgaagaagaaaaagaagagaagaaaacacaacatgtcatgattttttttttgtttaatttcagTATATCAAGAATGTATTGCAGCTAAGAAAATGTTGGTTTAATGATactaaattgaaaatataaaacatggtTTGAGCACATACCTCATGCGGTAAGCCCCACAGTCTGCGTAAATAGAAGTCTGATTCAGCAGCAATCATACCAGGTGGCAATCTTTCAGCACCACGAGGATTCGAAGGAACCCATATCTgcagaaaacacattaaatgaAACATGAAAACACAGACGGAGACATGTGAATCCAATACAattaatcaagaaaataaaaaaagaaacggTTAATAAACACATGTTTTTAAGTATATAGAGTCCTTTATGTTTGGCAAGGTGAAATCTAAATGACTACACTCTATAAAACCACAACGAAGCTATCTGTTAATTTGGTAACCTCAACTAATCCATTAACCCATATCCACTGTTTTCAAGTCCTCAACCTCAGCATGTGTACATTGGGGAGACTAGTTTCATATTAGAGTACCAAATGGGTAGGGGGTATATACCAAAATGTAAGAATAATGTAAAGGTTCCGAGACTTTCAAAAgtcataataaataaagaagTGGAAGAATGCCTT
This sequence is a window from Raphanus sativus cultivar WK10039 unplaced genomic scaffold, ASM80110v3 Scaffold1712, whole genome shotgun sequence. Protein-coding genes within it:
- the LOC130504637 gene encoding uncharacterized protein LOC130504637 → MGIFSRSSMSRKSKDGMKIIATAFFGVTFGFIIGISFPSLSITKVSLPTNFLPSNGISYIEEKGSAIATPDSHKSWSSSKSNASSSSGPNDKSKIWVPSNPRGAERLPPGMIAAESDFYLRRLWGLPHEDLTSQPRYLVTFTVGINQKENIDACVKKFSENFTIVLFHYDGRVTEWDEFEWSKTAIHISVRKQTKWWYAKRFLHPDIVARYDYIFIWDEDLGVEHFNAEEYIKLVKKHGLEISQPGLEPNKGLTWQMTKRREELEVHKITEEKPGWCSDPHLPPCAAFVEIMAPVFSRDAWRCVWHMIQNDLVHGWGLDFALRRCVEPAHEKIGVVDSQWVVHQTVPSLG